In Armatimonadota bacterium, the genomic stretch CTCAGCATCGTCACCTTCGAAGAGTACGTTCAAGTTTTGATGCCGCCCCAACGGATGACGAATCGCGAGGCGGTCAAGGCGGGTGTCCGCGGATTGACGGTGGGCAACACCACGAACCTGTATGAAGCGATCAGCTCTGGCATATCGCAGATCATGAGCGCGGCAGACCCGACAAGAGCGACTCGAATCGTGGTGCTCAGCGACGGCGACCCAACCGCTGGGATCAAAGATTTTCATAGCCTAGTGAATCTCGCTGGGGAAGCCAAGCAAAAGGGCGTCACCATGACATTCCTTGGATTCGGGCCAGATTACAATGAGGAACTCCTGGCCGCGATGGCAAAAAAATGTGGCGGAAATTACGCCTACATTCCTCGGCCCGAGTTGATTCCAGAAGTGTTCCGGTTGGAAGTCGACAAACTCCTCGGGGTGATCGCCATGAACGTCAAACTCGACCTCAAGCTGGCACGATGGGTTCAACTCAAAGCCGCAACCGGATTGGCGCAACCTCCATCAGGCAACGAATTTCAGATTCAACTCGCTGACCTTGAACGCGGCGAACTGATCCAAACCGTTTTTGATCTTGAGTTCACGAATCACCCGCTGGGGCATTACCGCGTCATGAGTGGAAGACTCAGCTATCAAGATGTCGGCACCGGTTCGATGATCACCACCGACCTCGACTTCGTGATGGAATTCACCGCCGATGCCGCCCGTTATGGCGTCCCGCCGAACGCTAAGGTCCGCCAAGTGGCCAACGTAGCGACCGCTAGCAAGGTGATGGAAAAGACCATGATGGGTCTACGAACGGGTCAATTCTCGACGACTCAAGCCTTGGACGAACTGCAAAAAACCCAAGCTCTGTTGCTCACCGACGGACGGATTCAAGAAGCGCAGGAAGTCACCCTTGCCATGAGAGCGCTGCAAACCGGCGACTCGGGAACTGCTCAAAAGACTTTGATGGGAACGGTGGTGAACCTGGATCAAGGTAAGTCCAAGCCGAATCCGTAGAGGGGCCAAAAGGTATCCTAGGGGATATGAGTGAAAAGACTCTTGTGCTTATCAAGCCAGGCGGAGTGAGCCGTGGGCTTATTGGAGAAGTGACTCGGCGCGTCGAAGCTCGAGGACTGGTTGTTGCCGGTATGAAGTTGATCAACGCAGAGCGATCGACCGTTGAAGCGCATTACGCCGAACACAAGGAACGACCGTTTTTCAAGGATGTTTGCGACTACCTCACGAGCGGCCCAATCGTGGCGATGGCCGTCAGTGGCGACAACGCAATCAAAGCCATTCGAACCATGATGGGTGCCACCAACCCAATCGATGCCACTCCTGGCACGATCCGTGGCGACTTCGCGCTGACCATCGACGATAACTTGACCCACAGCAGCGACAGCCCAGAATCTGCGGCTCGCGAACTTGGTCTCTGGTTCCCAGAAGGCACCGCCCGCTAAATCGTCTTAGACAGTTATCTTGGGCATCGGCGATTTCCAGATTTGGAAGCTCCGGTGCCCAATTTGGTTTTAGAACACCTCACCCGTTTGATACGTCGTACAAACTGAACTATGCCGTTGCCCTCCGCGCTATCGTTGCTACTCCTCACGCTGGCACCGCCGAGCCTTCCTGAGCCGCCTCCAGGTTCGGGCGAATGGTATTTGCAAACGGTGGCAGAGGTCCGGCGCGATCTGGCAAAGGGCAGTTTTAGTTCAGCCGCACAGAAGGCCGGAAAGCTTCCAGACGCGAATCTCTCGGTGCAGTACGACGACCGCGCCGTTCCTGCCGCAAAGCGGCCCGCTTACAAAGTCGCGTTCGATCAAGCCATCGCAGACTGGAAAGGGGTCGTAAACAGCCTCAAAGTTGCGCCTGCCAAGGTTCCGGATGTTTTGATCAACTTTGCCGCGACCCTGCCCCCGAATCCAGATTCAACTGGGCCAGCCGGAGCCGTATTCTTCACTTCTACTGCGCCGAATGATCCTTCCGTTGAAGGGGTGATTGCCCTTTTTCGGGGTACCGAAAAGCGTGAAATTACGCCGGTCGATGTTTACAACGAAACGGTATTCGCGATTGGCACTCATTTTGGGTTCGCTCGGGCGCCGCGAGCAGGTTCTGCCATGTTCCGCAGCGATGTCCCAATGGCAGGGCGAATGCGACCGAACGTGCTTCAAGGTGGACTTGCCGCCAAGAATTTTGAGCTGACTCAAAAGCTCAGGGCCGCAGCCAAGGCAAAGCAGAAGGTTCCATTTGCTGTGCCGAAGCTCTTGATTCAGCCGGACAAGGTTGTCGCTAAGCCTGTCGGGCAGGGCGATGATCTTTCATTCTCGATCCAAATCACGAACCAAGGCACTGCTCCACTTCGGTATTCGATGGTGCCGGATTGCAGTTGCTTTTCCATCCGCCAATCGGCCCCAGTAGAACCAGGCTCCACCATCGCTGTTCCTGTGAAAGTGGACACGGTGAACTTCGGCGGAGTCAATGATAAATTCATTTTCTTATACACAAACGACCCCGACCATTCTCTAAAGTTGATTCCGGTTCGGTTCGAAGTCATTCCTCGATACAAGTTCCTCTGGAACGAGAAAGTGGACGTTCTTCAGGTCGATGATTCGGGAAGAGTGGTCCATCTGTATTTAGCGGTGGATCCAAACCACCCGATGAAGATCAAAGGAATCGACTTCAACGGCGTGGCCGGAGCAGGGGATTTTGAACCCTACACTGGCCCTCTTCCATGGGATTCTAAAGTGCAGATTTCAGGCTATAAACTTGAACTGTTGTTTGGTCCAAACATCGGTGAAGGGCGAAAGCCGGTGACGCTGCAGGTGTTAACAGACGACCCGGATGTGCCCGAAATTCGTTACTCGTTTTATCTCCAACGAGGGATCGCGGCCTCACCAGGATTTGTCTATTTAGGCGAAATTGGCAAAGGGAGCCTGCGAGCAACCTCCATTGTTAGCCGGCCCGGAAAACCGTTCAAAGTAACCAAAATTGAATCGGATAACGGTCTTTTCACTGCCAAGCTCGAGCCCTTGGCGAATCCATGGGAGTACAGAATCGTGATCTTGTACAAAGGTGGCGGACCGATCGGCGAGCTTGAAGCGAACATCAAGGTTCACACCGACGACCCGAAGCAACCGGTGGTCAATATCAATGTCACCGGTGTTGTCAAATGAAGTTCTTTCTGGCACTGGTTGCGGTGGTTCCCTGGCTCGCGCTCACGCAAGTGCGGCCAAGCCAGGAAACTGTCATCCTGATTTCCGGGAATCTGAACGGCTACTTATCGCCTTGCGGATGCACGACCCCAATGGAAGGCGGAATCCGGCGACTCGGCTCGGCGATCAAGGCGCACCAAATCCCTGGTCGAACTCTTTTTCTGGTGAACGGGCCTCTCACCGCCGGATTTGGCCGGCAGGATGAGTTGAAGCTAGAATCAGCCGCTGAGGCGTATGGTTCGCTCGGTATCTCAGCGATCAACTATTCGCAAATTGACGCTAAACTTGGCCCCGGTTCACTGGAAGCGCTGACACGTTTCACAAAAAATCGGGTGGTAGGGCGCGAAGTTCAACCCTTGGTCCGGCAGAATGGGTTCGCGATCTATGGCCTCCGATCCGGAGACCCCACTCCAGTCTTTGAACCTAAGTCCATCGTTCTCTTCGAAGGTCCGCGAGACTCAGCGATGAAGTTGGCAAAGGACAATCCCAAAGTCAAGCTGGTTGTTTATGTGGCGAACTCTCAATTTCCGCCATTGCCCAGCAAGGTCGGTCACTCCTGGATCGTGGCCTCGGGAGAGAAAGGCAAACGGGTCTTGAAACTCACTCTCAAAGGAGATCTTTTCACTAGTTATCAGATCATCTCACTCGGTCCAGAATGGACCGACGATGCCGCAATGGGCCGGATATTCTCCCGCTACCAAACACGCATCGATCGAGAGGGACTATTAGACCTCCTCCCTCGCCGAAACACGCCCGAATACGCTGGTTCGCTTGCTTGTCGGTCCTGCCATGAAGAAACGTACAAGATTTGGTCCAAAACTCAGCACAGTACGGCGCTGAGCACTTTGGAAAAGGTCGGACAGGCTCGCGATCCGGATTGTGTGAGCTGCCACGTGGTCGGGCTCGAAAGTCATTCAGGTTTCGTGAATAGAAGCTATACAAATGACCTTGCAAATGTGGGGTGTGAGTCGTGCCATGGTCCGGCCAAAGCGCACTCGATGGCTCCCAGTGAGAACCCAATGCAGAAAGTTGGAGCCAAATCATGCGCTCCTTGCCACAATCCCGCCCATAGCCCGAAATTTGATTACAACTCCTACTGGGAGAAAGTTAGACACTAATCCACTTGATGTGGAAAACGGGTGCAAAACAGCGAAAAATGGTGAAATCCGTCGAAAAGCGGGCGATTTCGGGCGATTTGTGGCTTGCAATATCGAAATCATTCGAAATTGAGACCTTGCGCTATGGTGCCCACTCCGATAACAATGTTCTCTATGGAAGGTCAACCACTGGTTGAGTTTCCCCTCGTAATTCGAAGACCATGTCCTCAACTTTGCCCCAAAAGGGGTCAACGAAAATAACTGATCAGAGCGCGAATCGCGTTCAATTTTCGGCAAATTCGTCCAGACCTCTGCAAAAGTTCGCCGTGGTCGGATCGAACTGCGAAGCGATTCAGGGGGCATTGCTATTCTCTAAATATCAAACTCCTTTTGTCGCACTGGTGGGCCCAACGGGGTGGGGAAAAACCCATCTCTTGGAAGCGGTCGCAGAGGAGTTCAGGCCTCTGCACCGCAAGCCCATCCAAGTCCAATCCGCAACGACTTGGGTCGAGCAATCTAGCTCGCGTGAAAACTGTCTGCCGGTCATTCTCGACGACGTTCAAACCTGCCTTCAGAGCCAGCGACACCGGCAACAACTCCGGTCCCGCCTAGAGCGCCGAGTTCGGCTTGGAAGGCCAACTTTGCTCAGCATCACCACCGATCGCCGACAATCGCGGTTCGAGCACATGCTCCCAATCGAGAAGGCGTGGAACGTGTACACACTGCCAGAGCCGCGCTCAGACGAGTGGGTCACAATCCTGAACCGCCTGCTCGAAAATGAGGGATTGGAATTTTCAGAGCGCCTGAAGTCGGTAATGGCTCGGAGGCTCGGTGGCAACGGTAGAACGATGCACGGCGCTTTACAGCGCTTAAAGCTCGTGGGCGAGCATTGGTTGTCCGAGGAGGACGAATTGCGCGCGCTTGGTTACCTTCGGCCATTTTTGAAACGCTATCCAAATTCTGGGATGCGCGAACGGATCGACCGGGTTATCAGGGAGGTTCTGAACGCTGATCAAGATCCGTCCATGACGGAATTCAGCCGGTGCGTAGCGATTTATGCGATGCGCCGCTTCTTTGAGCTGGACGAGTCCAGCATTGCCGAATTCTATGGAATTTCTCCCGGCGATGTCTACACGTCCTATTCGACGATCTGTAAGGCGATTCAGGTGGATGATTCGATGCGGCGGCTGCGAGATCTCAGTTTTGCGGCGTTGTCCGAGTCGCTCGATTCTCTTTGAAGATCGACACAATTGAACCGCCAGCTTTGCCCTTTGCCCGGGGCCGCTAAGGCAGGTATTTGTGAGTGTTTTTGGGCTCGAAAGGGCCTTTGGCGCAGATTGCGCATACCAATATTCTGATCTTTACGTCAGAGAGTTGGATACGAAATTGAAGAACCTTGAAGATATGAATTTGGCAGCGGTGTGGGTGAACCCGAATCACACGGTGCAGGCAGCAAAGGTTCTGATGCGGGGATTTGGGATCAAGGCGCTTGCCATCCTCGAAGCCTCAAAAATCCTGGGAATCGTATCCCTCGATAGCCTTCAGGATGCGGATGAGCAAAGCGAAGTTCGGGGCTACCTTCGCCCTCTTCCGACGACTCTTGGGCCGAAGATTGGCGTGGTTCAAGCGGCACAAAAATTCGTTGACGAGGACCTCGAAGTGGCGGTCGTCGTTGATGAAGATCGATTTGTCGGGCTGGTGACCTCAAACATGCTCCTCAAAGAGCTTCGGCGCTCGTGGGATCCGCTCACCGGATTGGGTTGGAGCGACCGACTGCGCGAGTGGGGCGCAAATCAGCTTTCGCAGGGTCAAGAAATCACGGTCTTGTTCATCGACCTCGACGATTTTGGGAAGTACAACAAGCAATACGGCCATGTGGTCGGTGACCGCGTACTCAAAAAGGTAGCGAATCTGCTCAAGGACACCATCGATCCTAAGCGGGATGTGCTCGTGCGGTTCGGCGGTGATGAGTTCGCGATTGCGACATTGCGTCCACGCCAGCAGGCCGAAGATCTTGGCGCGCTGATCAAAGACCGTTCTGGATCGATGTTCCTGGAAGAAGCTTATCGCCCGATCACATTCTCGGTGGGAGTTGCTGGTGGCCGCCGGTCGGTCATCCGCCCGGATATCCATGCCGCGGCAACATTCGACGAGTTGGTCAACGCGGCCAGCCGCGATGCCCAGGCACAAAAGGTTCTACGCAAAGCCCGCCAGGCTGCAGAATAGCCGTTAGAGCGAAAGGTCCGAGCTGTGCCCAGGGAACAGTTTGGCAGTCGGGTCCAACATCGTTTTCGCCACGCAGACGGCTGAAGCTGCTTCGCCGACTCCAGTCGCGATCAATTTGAGCTTGCCCTCAAAGTTGCACACGTCTCCAACCGCAAAGATACGATCAAGATTGGTGCGGTAGAGATGATCCACCAAAATCTGGTTCTTCTCGATGTTCAGGCCCCAATCTTTGATCGGGCCGAGCGACGATTTGAACCCAATGTTGACAATGACCTTGTCGCAGTCCAGCTCGGAGCGCTCCTTTGTTTGAGTATTTTCGAGCGTGATTGATTGGAGCGTTTCATTGCCGTTCAGTTCCGCAACCGTGCTCCAGAGGTGGAACGGCACGCCAAGAT encodes the following:
- a CDS encoding VWA domain-containing protein, whose protein sequence is MSNPDPNKTAAMPAMPGFDPNRTIVTPIAPGSLTGTGSTDPNRTVAMTAAVIPAGISAEITSSRDATMANGPAREQFLLEIHGHSGDPGLPGISENAPRTPLNLCLVLDRSGSMEGAPLEYAKAACNYVIDFLGPNDVLSIVTFEEYVQVLMPPQRMTNREAVKAGVRGLTVGNTTNLYEAISSGISQIMSAADPTRATRIVVLSDGDPTAGIKDFHSLVNLAGEAKQKGVTMTFLGFGPDYNEELLAAMAKKCGGNYAYIPRPELIPEVFRLEVDKLLGVIAMNVKLDLKLARWVQLKAATGLAQPPSGNEFQIQLADLERGELIQTVFDLEFTNHPLGHYRVMSGRLSYQDVGTGSMITTDLDFVMEFTADAARYGVPPNAKVRQVANVATASKVMEKTMMGLRTGQFSTTQALDELQKTQALLLTDGRIQEAQEVTLAMRALQTGDSGTAQKTLMGTVVNLDQGKSKPNP
- the ndk gene encoding nucleoside-diphosphate kinase, whose product is MSEKTLVLIKPGGVSRGLIGEVTRRVEARGLVVAGMKLINAERSTVEAHYAEHKERPFFKDVCDYLTSGPIVAMAVSGDNAIKAIRTMMGATNPIDATPGTIRGDFALTIDDNLTHSSDSPESAARELGLWFPEGTAR
- a CDS encoding DUF1573 domain-containing protein, which codes for MPLPSALSLLLLTLAPPSLPEPPPGSGEWYLQTVAEVRRDLAKGSFSSAAQKAGKLPDANLSVQYDDRAVPAAKRPAYKVAFDQAIADWKGVVNSLKVAPAKVPDVLINFAATLPPNPDSTGPAGAVFFTSTAPNDPSVEGVIALFRGTEKREITPVDVYNETVFAIGTHFGFARAPRAGSAMFRSDVPMAGRMRPNVLQGGLAAKNFELTQKLRAAAKAKQKVPFAVPKLLIQPDKVVAKPVGQGDDLSFSIQITNQGTAPLRYSMVPDCSCFSIRQSAPVEPGSTIAVPVKVDTVNFGGVNDKFIFLYTNDPDHSLKLIPVRFEVIPRYKFLWNEKVDVLQVDDSGRVVHLYLAVDPNHPMKIKGIDFNGVAGAGDFEPYTGPLPWDSKVQISGYKLELLFGPNIGEGRKPVTLQVLTDDPDVPEIRYSFYLQRGIAASPGFVYLGEIGKGSLRATSIVSRPGKPFKVTKIESDNGLFTAKLEPLANPWEYRIVILYKGGGPIGELEANIKVHTDDPKQPVVNINVTGVVK
- a CDS encoding cytochrome c family protein, whose protein sequence is MKFFLALVAVVPWLALTQVRPSQETVILISGNLNGYLSPCGCTTPMEGGIRRLGSAIKAHQIPGRTLFLVNGPLTAGFGRQDELKLESAAEAYGSLGISAINYSQIDAKLGPGSLEALTRFTKNRVVGREVQPLVRQNGFAIYGLRSGDPTPVFEPKSIVLFEGPRDSAMKLAKDNPKVKLVVYVANSQFPPLPSKVGHSWIVASGEKGKRVLKLTLKGDLFTSYQIISLGPEWTDDAAMGRIFSRYQTRIDREGLLDLLPRRNTPEYAGSLACRSCHEETYKIWSKTQHSTALSTLEKVGQARDPDCVSCHVVGLESHSGFVNRSYTNDLANVGCESCHGPAKAHSMAPSENPMQKVGAKSCAPCHNPAHSPKFDYNSYWEKVRH
- a CDS encoding GGDEF domain-containing protein, encoding MKNLEDMNLAAVWVNPNHTVQAAKVLMRGFGIKALAILEASKILGIVSLDSLQDADEQSEVRGYLRPLPTTLGPKIGVVQAAQKFVDEDLEVAVVVDEDRFVGLVTSNMLLKELRRSWDPLTGLGWSDRLREWGANQLSQGQEITVLFIDLDDFGKYNKQYGHVVGDRVLKKVANLLKDTIDPKRDVLVRFGGDEFAIATLRPRQQAEDLGALIKDRSGSMFLEEAYRPITFSVGVAGGRRSVIRPDIHAAATFDELVNAASRDAQAQKVLRKARQAAE